The sequence CGACCGAGCGACTGGGCGGCAAGGCCGTCGTCAAGGCGCAGGTCAAGGTGGGTGGCCGTGGCAAGGCCGGTGGCGTGAAGCTCGCCTCCGACCCGGCCGACGCGGTCGAGAAGGCCGGCCAGATCCTCGGCATGGACATCAAGGGCCACACGGTCCACAAGGTGATGCTGGCCCAGACCGCGGACATCGTGGAGGAGTACTACGTCTCCTTCCTCCTGGACCGCACCAACCGCACCTTCCTCGCCATGGCCTCCGTCGAGGGCGGCATGGAGATCGAGGAGGTCGCCGCGACGAAGCCCGAGGCGCTCGCGAAGATCGCCGTCGACGCCAACGAGGGTGTGACCCCCGAGAAGGCGCGCGAGATCGTCGACGCCGCGAAGTTCCCCGAGGACGTCAAGGACGGCATCGCCGAGGCGCTCCAGAAGCTGTGGACCGTCTTCGTCAAGGAGGACGCCCTCCTCGTCGAGGTCAACCCGCTGATCAAGTCCGGTGACGGCAAGATCATCGCCCTCGACGGCAAGGTCTCGCTCGACGAGAACGCCGACTTCCGCCAGCCGGAGCACGAGGCCCTGGAGGACAAGGCCGCCGCGAACCCGCTGGAGGCCGCCGCCAAGGCGAAGAACCTCAACTACGTCAAGCTCGACGGCGAGGTCGGCATCATCGGCAACGGCGCGGGTCTCGTCATGAGCACCCTCGACGTCGTCGCGTACGCCGGTGAGAACCACGGCGGCGTCAAGCCCGCCAACTTCCTCGACATCGGCGGCGGCGCCTCGGCCGAGGTCATGGCGAACGGCCTGGAGATCATCCTCGGCGACCCCGACGTCAAGTCGGTCTTCGTCAACGTCTTCGGCGGCATCACCGCCTGCGACGAGGTCGCCAACGGCATCGTGCAGGCCCTCGAACTGCTCAAGTCGAAGGGCGAGAACGTCAGCAAGCCGCTGGTCGTCCGCCTCGACGGCAACAACGCGGAGCTGGGTCGCAAGATCCTGTCGGACGCCAACCACCCGCTCGTGCAGCGCGTGGACACCATGGACGGCGCGGCCGACAAGGCCGCCGAGCTCGCGGCTGCGAAGTAAGGGAACGGGTCACCACACCATGGCTATTTTCCTGACCAAGGAAAGCAAGGTCATCGTCCAGGGGATGACCGGCGCCACCGGCATGAAGCACACCCGCCTCATGCTCGGCGACGGCACCAACATCGTCGGCGGCGTGAACCCCCGCAAGGCCGGCACGAGCGTCGACTTCGACGGCACCGAGGTCCCCGTCTTCGGCTCCGTCGCCGAGGCGATCAAGGAGACCGGCGCCGACGTCAGCGTCATCTTCGTGCCGCCGGCCTTCGCGAAGGCCGCCGTGATCGAGGCGATCGACGCCGAGATCGGCCTCGCCGTCGTCATCACCGAGGGCATCGCCGTGCACGACTCGGCCGCCTTCTGGGCGTACGCGCAGAGCAAGGGCAACAAGACCCGCATCATCGGCCCGAACTGCCCCGGCCTCATCACGCCCGGCCAGTCGAACGCCGGCATCATCCCGGGCGACATCACGAAGCCGGGCCGCATCGGCCTGGTCTCGAAGTCCGGCACGCTGACGTACCAGATGATGTACGAGCTGCGCGACATCGGCTTCACCTCCGCCGTCGGTATCGGTGGCGACCCGGTCATCGGCACCACGCACATCGACGCCCTGGCGGCCTTCGAGGCCGACCCGGAGACCGACCTCATCGTCATGATCGGCGAGATCGGCGGCGACGCCGAGGAGCGTGCGGCCGACTACATCAAGGCCAACGTCACCAAGCCGGTCGTCGGCTACGTCGCGGGCTTCACCGCGCCCGAGGGCAAGACCATGGGCCACGCCGGCGCCATCGTCTCCGGGTCCTCCGGCACTGCCCAGGCGAAGAAGGAGGCCCTGGAGGCCGCCGGTGTCAAGGTCGGCAAGACCCCGACAGAGACCGCCAAGCTCGCCCGCGCCATCCTCAACGGCTGACACCCCCGCAGGGCCCCCGAGGCCCCCAGGGAGCGCCCGCACGTTCCGCCCGCGCCCCGTCCCCGCACCGCGACCGCCTCGCGTGCACGGGACGGGGCGCGGGCGTTTTCGCGGCGGGGGGGACGGTACGTGGTGCGGCGCGGCGGTACGGGAACGACCCGGCGCCGTCCGCGAGTCGCCGCTACGCCGCGCGCCGCGCGCTGCTCCGTACGCCGGGCGCCGCCCTCAGGCCGCGCGCTTCCCGTACGACCGGCGTCGCCTCTCACGTCATGACGTTTTCCCCCGCCCCCACTAGCACCACTGCCAGCCCGCGCCGTAGCCCGCGTCCCGCGCCGCCGGTCGCGGTCCTCGTCCGGCGAGTGGGGGCCAGCCGAGCAGCCATGTCGTGTGCGGCGGCAAGCGCACCGTGGTCAGGGCGGGTGATGGTCGCGCGTGCCGAGTGGCGGGGGAGGCCGCGCCCCGGCCCGCGTGCTACCCCGTACGACGGACAGGCCAGGGCCGCGCTCCCCCCCATGCCACCGGCGCCCACGGGCCGCGCGTCGCCCTTCACGCCACCACGTTCCACAGCCCCGCCCCCACCAGCACCACCGCCAGCCCGCGTCGTACGCCCCGTCCCGCCGCCCGGTGCGGTCCCCGTCCCGCGAGGTGGGCCCAGCCGAGGAGCCATGCCGTGTGGAGGAGTGCGTGCACCGTGGTCAGGGTCAGTACCTGTGGGAAAACCCGGCCGTGCGTGTGGAGGAAGCGGGGGAGGAGGACGAGGTAGAGCGAGAGCGCCTTCGGGTTCAGGACGTTGACGAGCAGCGCCTCGACGCCGATACGCCACCCGGCCCGCCCCTCGCCCGCGTCCCCCGCGCGGCCTGACGCCCGATCATTCCCCGTAGCGCTGTCCCCCGCCGTGCCGTCCGCAGCCGCGCCGCCCCCTGCCGCGCTGCCCCCCGCCGCGCTGTCCCCTGCCGCGCCATCCGCACCCGCGCAGCCCCCCGTAGCGCTGCCCCCCGCCGTGCCATCCGCAGCCGCGCCGCCCCCTGCCGCGCAGCCCCCCGCCGCGTCGTCCACAGCCGCGCCCACCCCGTCCGCGTCGTCCCCCGTTCTCTCCTCCCCCTCCCCTCCGCCCTCCGCCCGCCACAACCGCACCCCCAGGAGTACGAGGTACCCCGCCCCCGCGAGCCGCAGCGCCAGGAGCACGTGCGGGTGGTTGGCCAGGAGGGCGGCGAGGCCCGCTGTGACGAGGGCGGCGTGTGCGTAGAGGCCGCCCACCGTGCCGAGGACGACGGGTGCCGCGCGGGCCGGGTGGCGGGTCACGAGGGCCAGGCTCGCGCCGGGGGTGACGACGAAGGGCAGGACCGCGAGCGCGAAGCCGCCGAGCGCGGCGGGCGGCAGTGGTGCGTTCACGCCGCGACGCGGAAGTGGGTCGTCACGTGGCGCTCGCCCGGGGCGAGGACGTGGTAGGCGAGTCCGGGCGGCTGGGTGTCGTCCGCGTGACCTTCGCCCTCCCACGTCAGGCGCAGGGTGTACGTGACGGCCGGGGCCGAGCGGAGCGCGATGCCCGCGAAGCTCGTCGCGGCGGCGGTGTGCGCGTGGCCCGTGAGGAGGGCAAGGACGCGCGGGTGGCGGGCGAGGAGGTCCGCGAGGTCGTCGGGGCGCGTGAGGCGGAGGCCGTCCGGGAGCGGGTGGTGGAGGCGGGCCGGGGGGTGGTGGAAGGCGAGGACGGCGGGGACCTCGTCCGGCAGCGCGGTCAGGCTCGTGTCGATCCACGCCAGGGTCTCGGGGCTCAGCGCGCCCGCTCCCGCGCCGGGGATGCTGGAATCGCACATGAGGACGGCGAGCGCGGGGGCGCCGTCCCGTCGCAGGACGTGGAGCTCGTCGATCGGGCCGTCCCCCGGCGCCCCGTCCCGCAGGACCTTGCGGTAGGCGCGGCGCTCGTCGTGGTTGCCGGGGCAGGTCAGTACGGGGAAGGGCAGCCCGGCGAGGACCGCCGCCACCTCCTCGTACTCGCTCTCGGCGCCGTGGTCCGCGAGGTCGCCCGTGACGAGGAGCGCGTCCACGGCGTCCCCCGCCGCGCGGACCCGGTCCACGGCGGCGCGCGCCCGCGCCGCCGCCCGCTCCGTTCCGTCGAGGTGCAGGTCACTCAGGTGCGCGAGAAGCATGGGGTCCCCCTCCGGCCCGTGGACGGCGGCGCTGTGCGGCCTCTCGCTCCACGGGCTTCTAACGGTTAATCTTTCCTTTGGCGTTAGAGAACCTAGGGGGTCCCGGGATGAGTGGTCAAGAGCGCCCGCATGATGGGGAGATGACCGAGCAATCGGAGGAGCCCCGCTGGGCCGCGCTCTCCCTCGCGAGCACCATCCGCCACGACGGCGAGGGCGGGGTCGCCGACGACCTGGACGACCTCGACGGCTTCCGCGCCTGGCTCGACGCCGCCCGACCGCTCCTGCCGGGCGAGTGGAAGGCGACGGAAGCGCTGCGGAGCGAGGTGCGGGCGCTGCGGGGCGCGGTACGGGCCCTGTTCGCGCGGGGCGTCCGCCCCGGCCCCGTCAGCCCGGCCGACGCCGATCGCCTCCAGCCCGCCGACGAGGCGCTGGCCCTCCTCGACGCCACCGCCGCCCGGGTGCCCGTACGTCCGGTGCTCGACTGGCCGGAGGGCGCCGCGCCCGCCGTACGCCTGGAACCGGCCCCCGGCACGGACACGCTCCCCGCCGCCCTCGCCCGCGCCGCGCTCGACTTCCTCGCGGCCCCGGACTTCGCGCACCTCCGTGCCTGCACGGCACCCCGTTGCGTGCGGTACTTCGTGCGGCGGCACGGCAGGCAGGAGTTCTGCAAGCCCTCCTGCGGCAACAGGGCCCGCGCGGCCCGGCATTACCGCAGGCACCGGGGTGAGGGCGATGCCGCGGTGGGCGGGGGCTGAGGGGCGTCGTACCGCTCAGCCGCCCAAGGGGACGAGCCGCCCGGGGCCCGTGCCCGGACCCTCCGCGGGCGGGCGGTCCCGCGTGGTGGCCGGGTGCGGGGGCCCCGGCGCCGGGGTGAGGGTGCCGTCCACCTCGGTGGCCGGGGGCGGGGGCGGGGTGCTGTCCGTGGTGGCGACGGCGTAGAGCGTCGAGGCGGCGAGGAGGCCCGCGACGGTCAGCGCCGCGCCGGTACGGGCGCGGCCCGAGAGGCGGACGTCGGCGAGGGCCGTCTCCGGGGAGAGGGGTGCGGGACGCCCCGGGACCTCGCCCTCCGCGAGGAACGCGCGAAGGCGGACGGCCAACTGGTCTGGCAGGTCGGCGAGTTCGGGGAGGGCGGCGGTCAGGGACTCACGGGCGTGGAGCAGGCGGTGCGCCGCCGCCGGGGTGCTCGCCTCGACCTCGGCCGCCGTCTCGGGCAGGTCGAGCCCCACGCCCTCGTACAGCAGCACCACCCTGCGATGCGGGGGTGGCAGGCGCAGCAGTGCCCCCGCGAGCGCCGCCTGCCCCGCGTCGGCGGGCGCCGCCCTGCGTCCCCTGCCGCCGAAGCCGCGCCACGGCGAGAGCGCCGATTCGTGCACCACCGCCCGCACCCACCCCTCCGGGTCCGGATCGCGCGCCACCTCCGGCCACCGCTCCCACGCCTGCCGGAAACCGCTCAGCAGGGCGGCGAGCGCGACGCGCGGACGGCTCGTCAGGAGGTACGCCTGACGGAGGAGGCCGGGCGCGGCCCGCGCGTAGAGCGTGGCGAACGCGGTCTCCGGGGGGCCGGGGAGCGGGAGCGGCTCGGCGGCGGGCGGGGCGAGCGCGGTGAGCGGGGCGAGCGCGGCCTGCGCGGTGGTCGTGGCGTGCGCGGAGGCGGGGGTCGTGGGGGGCGCCGCCACGGGGCGGGGGATGTCGGCGGGAGGCGTTGCAGCGACGGGATGGGGGATCTCGGCGGGAGGTGCCGCCGTCACGGGAGGGGGGGCGTCGGCGGGAGGTGTCGCCGTCACGGGGCGGGGAACGTCGACGGCGCCTGCCCCCGCGCCCTCCCTCGTCAGCTCCGTCAGCAGCCCCGCGTACGCCTCCAGCCGCCTGCCGTGCGGGCGGGAGCGGCCCCGCTCCCAGGCGCGCAGCGTCTGCGCGCTCACGCCGAGCCGGGCCGCCGCCTGAGCGCGGGTCAGTCCCGCGCGCTCGCGCAGCAGGCGCCGGTCGGCGGCGGACGGCAGGGCGTGGGTCACGGGTTCCGACGCCGCGTCAGGACCGTCTTCGCGTCGGTGGGCGGGCGTGCCGGGGGTCATCGCTCACCCCCGTGGCGAGGGGTCGCTCGACGGCACGGCGCATCGCTCCGTACGTAAGATCGCATAATCGCATATTGGGCGACACCTCCGGTACGCGCTTCTTGCGCGGGTATCGACTGGGTCATTGGGAGCATGGCCCGGTGACCGAGATGACCGATCCGCCAGGGGCCGCCACGTCCACGCCCCAGGGCACCCCCGCCGCCCCGCCCGTCGCCGCCCGCCTCGGCAGACGACTGCCCGCCTTCATCGCCTCGCTCCTCGGCGGGGCCTTCGCCGCCGGGCTCGGACTCGGCGCGCTCGCGGTCCTGGTCGTGGTGCTGTGGGTCAGTTCGCCGTTCCCCGATAGCGGGCCCGGCGGTGCGCTGCGGCTCGCCGCCTCGCTGTGGTTCCTCGGGCACGGCACGACGCTCACCCGCTCCAGCCTCGTCACCGGCGACTCCGTCCCGCTCGGCGTCGTCCCCCTCCTGCTGCCTCTGCTGCCGCTGTGGCTCCTGCACCGCGCGGCGCGCGAGGCCGCCGAACCGGAGGAGCGCGGCGACCTCCTGCCGGTACGGGACAGGGGGTGGCTCGGCGGACGCGGGGCCGCTGTGGCGGGGGTGTGCGTCGGCTACCTCCTCGTCGCGGGCGCCGCGCTCCTCTACGCGCGCGGCGGCGACCCGGCGCCCGAGCCGCCGAGCGCGCTGCTCCACGTACCGCCGCTCGTCGGCCTCGCCGTCGCGTCGGGCGTGTGGGCGGCGCACGGGCGGCCCGACCCGCTGCCCGCGCTCTCGGTACGGCTCGGGGCCCGCCGGGAGGTCCTGACGACGGTTCTGCGGGCCGCGAGCGCCGCCGTGCTCGGCCTCGTCGCGGGCGGCGCGCTGCTCCTCGTGACGACCCTGAGCGGCGACTCCGACGCCGTGCGCGGCGCCTTCGACCGCGTCACCGACGACTGGTCGGGGCTCGCCGCCGTACTCCTCCTGGCCGTTGCCCTCGTCCCCAACGCGGTCCTGTGGGCGGCCTCCTACGCGCTCGGGCCCGGTCTCCTCGTGGGTACGGGGCACGACGTGGCGCTCTCCGGAGCGGCGCCGCTCGGCGGGCTGCCGCCCTTCCCGCTCCTCGCCGCCCTCCCGGCGAACGGCGACCCGGCGCCCTCGACGTGGGCGGTGCTCGCGCTGCCGCCGGTGGCCGCGTTCCTCGGGGGCCTCCTGGTGGGCCGCGCCGCCGCGCCCGTCCGGCCCGAGGAGGCGGACGAGTCGGCGGTGTGGTCACGGGGCACGACGGCCCTGACGGCGGCCTGCGCGGCCCTCCTCGCGGGCCTCGCCGTGGGAGCGCTCGCGACGGCCTCGGCGGGCCCTCTCGGCTCGGGCCCCCTGCGGGACTTCGGCCCGGTGGGCTGGCTCACGGGGGCGGCCGCGTTCGTCTGGACGGCCTTCCTGGGCGTCCCGACGGCGCTGGGACTGCGGGCGTGGCGACTACGGGGAACGGCACCGGAGCCGGAACCGATTCCCCTGCCGGGTCCCGGACTGCTGGGCCCGTCCTCACCCGCGCGGACACCGTCCGGCGAGGCGGTCCCGCCCGGTCGCTGGTGGCTGCCACGGCGCGACCGCGAGGTGGGGGCGGTGGCTGTG comes from Streptomyces sp. Tu6071 and encodes:
- the sucC gene encoding ADP-forming succinate--CoA ligase subunit beta gives rise to the protein MDLFEYQARDLFAKHGVPVLAGEVIDTPEAAREATERLGGKAVVKAQVKVGGRGKAGGVKLASDPADAVEKAGQILGMDIKGHTVHKVMLAQTADIVEEYYVSFLLDRTNRTFLAMASVEGGMEIEEVAATKPEALAKIAVDANEGVTPEKAREIVDAAKFPEDVKDGIAEALQKLWTVFVKEDALLVEVNPLIKSGDGKIIALDGKVSLDENADFRQPEHEALEDKAAANPLEAAAKAKNLNYVKLDGEVGIIGNGAGLVMSTLDVVAYAGENHGGVKPANFLDIGGGASAEVMANGLEIILGDPDVKSVFVNVFGGITACDEVANGIVQALELLKSKGENVSKPLVVRLDGNNAELGRKILSDANHPLVQRVDTMDGAADKAAELAAAK
- the sucD gene encoding succinate--CoA ligase subunit alpha; the encoded protein is MAIFLTKESKVIVQGMTGATGMKHTRLMLGDGTNIVGGVNPRKAGTSVDFDGTEVPVFGSVAEAIKETGADVSVIFVPPAFAKAAVIEAIDAEIGLAVVITEGIAVHDSAAFWAYAQSKGNKTRIIGPNCPGLITPGQSNAGIIPGDITKPGRIGLVSKSGTLTYQMMYELRDIGFTSAVGIGGDPVIGTTHIDALAAFEADPETDLIVMIGEIGGDAEERAADYIKANVTKPVVGYVAGFTAPEGKTMGHAGAIVSGSSGTAQAKKEALEAAGVKVGKTPTETAKLARAILNG
- a CDS encoding LysE family translocator translates to MNAPLPPAALGGFALAVLPFVVTPGASLALVTRHPARAAPVVLGTVGGLYAHAALVTAGLAALLANHPHVLLALRLAGAGYLVLLGVRLWRAEGGGEGEERTGDDADGVGAAVDDAAGGCAAGGGAAADGTAGGSATGGCAGADGAAGDSAAGGSAAGGGAAADGTAGDSATGNDRASGRAGDAGEGRAGWRIGVEALLVNVLNPKALSLYLVLLPRFLHTHGRVFPQVLTLTTVHALLHTAWLLGWAHLAGRGPHRAAGRGVRRGLAVVLVGAGLWNVVA
- a CDS encoding metallophosphoesterase → MLLAHLSDLHLDGTERAAARARAAVDRVRAAGDAVDALLVTGDLADHGAESEYEEVAAVLAGLPFPVLTCPGNHDERRAYRKVLRDGAPGDGPIDELHVLRRDGAPALAVLMCDSSIPGAGAGALSPETLAWIDTSLTALPDEVPAVLAFHHPPARLHHPLPDGLRLTRPDDLADLLARHPRVLALLTGHAHTAAATSFAGIALRSAPAVTYTLRLTWEGEGHADDTQPPGLAYHVLAPGERHVTTHFRVAA
- a CDS encoding ABATE domain-containing protein — its product is MTEQSEEPRWAALSLASTIRHDGEGGVADDLDDLDGFRAWLDAARPLLPGEWKATEALRSEVRALRGAVRALFARGVRPGPVSPADADRLQPADEALALLDATAARVPVRPVLDWPEGAAPAVRLEPAPGTDTLPAALARAALDFLAAPDFAHLRACTAPRCVRYFVRRHGRQEFCKPSCGNRARAARHYRRHRGEGDAAVGGG
- a CDS encoding helix-turn-helix domain-containing protein, which produces MTHALPSAADRRLLRERAGLTRAQAAARLGVSAQTLRAWERGRSRPHGRRLEAYAGLLTELTREGAGAGAVDVPRPVTATPPADAPPPVTAAPPAEIPHPVAATPPADIPRPVAAPPTTPASAHATTTAQAALAPLTALAPPAAEPLPLPGPPETAFATLYARAAPGLLRQAYLLTSRPRVALAALLSGFRQAWERWPEVARDPDPEGWVRAVVHESALSPWRGFGGRGRRAAPADAGQAALAGALLRLPPPHRRVVLLYEGVGLDLPETAAEVEASTPAAAHRLLHARESLTAALPELADLPDQLAVRLRAFLAEGEVPGRPAPLSPETALADVRLSGRARTGAALTVAGLLAASTLYAVATTDSTPPPPPATEVDGTLTPAPGPPHPATTRDRPPAEGPGTGPGRLVPLGG
- a CDS encoding DUF6350 family protein, translated to MTDPPGAATSTPQGTPAAPPVAARLGRRLPAFIASLLGGAFAAGLGLGALAVLVVVLWVSSPFPDSGPGGALRLAASLWFLGHGTTLTRSSLVTGDSVPLGVVPLLLPLLPLWLLHRAAREAAEPEERGDLLPVRDRGWLGGRGAAVAGVCVGYLLVAGAALLYARGGDPAPEPPSALLHVPPLVGLAVASGVWAAHGRPDPLPALSVRLGARREVLTTVLRAASAAVLGLVAGGALLLVTTLSGDSDAVRGAFDRVTDDWSGLAAVLLLAVALVPNAVLWAASYALGPGLLVGTGHDVALSGAAPLGGLPPFPLLAALPANGDPAPSTWAVLALPPVAAFLGGLLVGRAAAPVRPEEADESAVWSRGTTALTAACAALLAGLAVGALATASAGPLGSGPLRDFGPVGWLTGAAAFVWTAFLGVPTALGLRAWRLRGTAPEPEPIPLPGPGLLGPSSPARTPSGEAVPPGRWWLPRRDREVGAVAVEEGTEAPGREPVEGTEAAEAVEVAESAAAETGGDVGVDAREAGVDLAKDVAEGGDRSKEGITEEIEALLAEVDPKAAPEPGPGAARGEGDEGERGAGEGVR